From a single Clupea harengus chromosome 24, Ch_v2.0.2, whole genome shotgun sequence genomic region:
- the dpy30 gene encoding protein dpy-30 homolog isoform X3 — translation MADDQTDADQSMEGSTPRIVENEKTHHEKTAKQKLDLQTLQTLPTRAYLDQTVVPILLQGLSVLAKERPPQPIEFLAAFLLKNKSQFEDRN, via the exons ATGGCAGACG ATCAAACAGACGCCGATCAGAGCATGGAGGGCAGCACACCG AGGATAGTGGAAAACGAGAAGACGCACCACGAGAAGACGGCAAAACAGAAGCTGGACCTGCAGACCCTACAGACGCTCCCGACGCGAGCATACTTGGATCAGACGGTGGTGCCAATTCTCCTGCAGGGTCTGTCTGTGCTGGCTAAGGAAAG ACCTCCACAACCTATCGAGTTTCTCGCCGCATTCCTTCTGAAGAACAAGTCGCAATTCGAGGATCGGAATTAA
- the dpy30 gene encoding protein dpy-30 homolog isoform X2: MEGSTPVAENPHAEYGLTENIQRIVENEKTHHEKTAKQKLDLQTLQTLPTRAYLDQTVVPILLQGLSVLAKERPPQPIEFLAAFLLKNKSQFEDRN, from the exons ATGGAGGGCAGCACACCG GTGGCAGAGAACCCTCATGCAGAATATGGGTTGACAGAAAACATTCAG AGGATAGTGGAAAACGAGAAGACGCACCACGAGAAGACGGCAAAACAGAAGCTGGACCTGCAGACCCTACAGACGCTCCCGACGCGAGCATACTTGGATCAGACGGTGGTGCCAATTCTCCTGCAGGGTCTGTCTGTGCTGGCTAAGGAAAG ACCTCCACAACCTATCGAGTTTCTCGCCGCATTCCTTCTGAAGAACAAGTCGCAATTCGAGGATCGGAATTAA
- the dpy30 gene encoding protein dpy-30 homolog isoform X1 has product MADDQTDADQSMEGSTPVAENPHAEYGLTENIQRIVENEKTHHEKTAKQKLDLQTLQTLPTRAYLDQTVVPILLQGLSVLAKERPPQPIEFLAAFLLKNKSQFEDRN; this is encoded by the exons ATGGCAGACG ATCAAACAGACGCCGATCAGAGCATGGAGGGCAGCACACCG GTGGCAGAGAACCCTCATGCAGAATATGGGTTGACAGAAAACATTCAG AGGATAGTGGAAAACGAGAAGACGCACCACGAGAAGACGGCAAAACAGAAGCTGGACCTGCAGACCCTACAGACGCTCCCGACGCGAGCATACTTGGATCAGACGGTGGTGCCAATTCTCCTGCAGGGTCTGTCTGTGCTGGCTAAGGAAAG ACCTCCACAACCTATCGAGTTTCTCGCCGCATTCCTTCTGAAGAACAAGTCGCAATTCGAGGATCGGAATTAA